A section of the Canis lupus baileyi chromosome 5, mCanLup2.hap1, whole genome shotgun sequence genome encodes:
- the CNR2 gene encoding cannabinoid receptor 2, with protein MESRGVMEAANGCKDALDFNPMKEYMVLNSSQRIAVAVLCTSLALLSALENLAVLYLVLSSHRLRRKPSYLFISSLAVADFLASVIFACNFVNFHVFHGMDSKAVFLLKIGSVTMTFTASVGSLLLTAIDRYLCLCHPSTYKALLTCGRALATLGIMWALSALVSYLPLMGWTCCPNPCSELFPLIPNDYLLGWLLFIAFLFFGIIYTYGHVLWKAHQHVASLAEHQDRQVPGMARMRLDVRLAKTLGVVLAVLFICWLPVLALMVYSLTTTLSDQVKKVFAFCSLLCLVNSMINPIIYALRSGEIRSSAFHCLAHWRRHLRRLGLEGNKEVPRSSVTETEADVKITPWPDSRVLNCPDC; from the coding sequence ATGGAGAGCCGCGGGGTGATGGAGGCAGCCAATGGCTGCAAGGATGCCTTGGATTTCAACCCCATGAAGGAATACATGGTCCTGAACAGTTCCCAAAGGATAGCTGTTGCGGTGCTATGCACCTCCCTCGCCCTGCTAAGTGCCCTGGAGAACCTGGCCGTCCTCTACCTGGTCCTGTCCTCCCACCGGCTCCGCAGGAAGCCCTCATACCTGTTCATTAGCAGCTTGGCTGTGGCTGACTTCCTGGCCAGTGTGATCTTTGCTTGCAACTTTGTAAATTTCCACGTCTTCCATGGCATGGATTCCAAGGCTGTTTTCCTACTGAAGATTGGCAGCGTGACCATGACCTTCACAGCCTCTGTAGGCAGCCTACTGCTGACCGCCATTGACCGCTACCTCTGCCTGTGCCACCCATCTACATACAAAGCCCTACTCACCTGTGGGAGGGCCCTGGCAACCCTGGGCATCATGTGGGCCCTCTCTGCATTGGTCTCCTACTTGCCCCTTATGGGATGGACTTGCTGTCCCAATCCCTGCTCTGAGCTTTTCCCCCTGATCCCCAATGACTATTTGCTGGGTTGGCTCCTGTTCATTGCCTTCCTCTTCTTTGGCATCATCTACACTTATGGGCATGTCCTGTGGAAGGCCCATCAGCATGTAGCCAGCTTGGCTGAACACCAGGACAGGCAGGTGCCAGGGATGGCACGAATGAGGCTAGATGTGAGGTTGGCCAAGACCCTGGGGGTGGTGCTGGCTGTCCTTTTCATATGCTGGCTCCCGGTACTGGCCCTCATGGTCTACAGCCTGACCACTACCCTAAGTGACCAGGTCAAGAAGGTCTTCGCCTTCTGCTCCTTGCTCTGTCTTGTCAACTCCATGATCAACCCCATCATTTATGCCCTGCGGAGTGGGGAGATCCGCTCCTCTGCCTTCCATTGCCTGGCCCACTGGAGAAGGCATCTGAGGAGACTTGGGcttgaaggaaacaaagaagtCCCAAGGTCCTCAGTCACTGAGACAGAGGCTGATGTGAAAATCACCCCATGGCCAGATTCCAGAGTCCTAAACTGCCCTGATTGCTGA